The window CAGccattttctttaatgaaaacacCACTTACCCAACTTTTGTTCTCATGGAAGAAACACTTGTAGAAACATGACCACGTGGAAAGTTCTACAGCTTAGGAACTTGCatatgaaaatgtatttgagTCTGTGTCAGAGCCAAGAAGGCTGGAATTAATGTAGGTTCTCTTCATGAATATTTCACTGCTACACTTACAACTTTTTCAAGAGTAGTTCAAGCACAGACTTTGCACAGCAGAATGTTTCTACCTTGGATAGGAAACTAGACTCAGActtatataaatacacatacatatatatgtacttGTACAATTGGAAATGTAGATGGGTATTTCAGAAGATCCCATCATAATACACCTCCTTGTAACTTTGGGCACTGAAAGTACATTTAAAAAGTCATGCAGGGCTGATTTTTGGCTTTGTCTTGCTCACAATAACACACTATAGACAGTGCTTTCAAAGGCACACTTTACAAACTCCCAATGAATAAAAGGTGGTGCTAAAAATGAGTAGTTGGTCTTATTGTAGCATTTCAGTAGCTCCCCGGGCTGCTGACTCAATGTGAACAGCAAAGTCCCCAGAATGAAAGACAATAAACTGAAATCTACCATTTCTTCACAGCTGGTGTTGGGCGTGTTTAGGAAACAGAACTGCCCTTCCCCGATCCTAATTCCAAAATCATGGATTTTCTAGGAAGCTGTCTAGCATTCACTCATGTGCTTATTCATGGAGCATGCCACTCACATTGCCAgctgtccttgggaaatgacaTGAAATTAAGGACCAGCATATGGCAGAATGCCCTTTAACTGAACAAAATTACCTCCTATTGGACTGGACAGGATGCTGCAATTGAGGAGAGCTCTTTGCACACAGCCTTGGCAAAGGAAGACTTCACATGGAGTTCATCTGAGCCAGTATCATTATCAAATATATATCTCAAACATATATAATACATACATTATAACCCCAAAGCTCCTTTACATGGCACCACCAGAAACTTCCTCAATCCACTGTCTCTCAGGACATGCAATTGCAGTGACATCTCCTGGTTGCTGGTGGTTCACTAGAACACACTTAACCCCTCAACTATCCAGCACAGCTATGCAGAAATTCACTCTCCATTCAAGAAATGTGTTCAGAGAGAGGAGTAATTTTCCTACTAATATGCAAGAAAGAATAATGGGAAATATTCCAAGTTTTTCTTGTGATGACCAACAATAAATCATTTCTTAGCTCGGGTCATATCTTtcatgggaagaaaaatgtcttgCCATCATTAACTTCTTTTCAGCTAGCAATAATATATGATCAGGTTTTAAGTAATTGAACCAGTAGCATTTAATTAGCTCCAAAAACCCATCTCAGATCATGAATCACAGCCTTTCCACCTGCATGAGGTCCCCATACTAGGTTAAAAGTGTATTTCTCTTGCCATGTGTGATCCATCTTGAATATCTAATGAGGTGCTCCTGATATATGGATTATAGTTCATATATCACATACAAAATACAGCAGACACAGTGCCTCCTTTAAATAATTGAGTTTCATCTCTTGCTTCACTGagctattaaaaaaagacaagactaaaaaaaataaaaaataagccTCCTGTGTCTATGACAGAATGGCCATTCCTCTCTTCAATTTAACCAGTTCCTCCTTCTCCAGAGAGTTAGCATTAAATGTGAATAACTTAGACATCCTGAGGAAATTTAGTAAtagcaattattttttgttgAAAGGTAGTACACAGAGAATGGCTGTGATTTTAGGTAAGACCACACTGACATTTTTCAATAGGTCCAGAGCACTGACTGGCCAAAGAACATTATGATTCCTCCTAATATTACTTCAGGCAACTTCATCATATGCTAAACCAATCAGTGCACTCAACGAGAATTTGGGGACATCTGTGGCCAGCACAAAAAGGGATGACTTCTTATAGCACATGGTATTAAGCATAATTTTTTCAGAGTAAATAAGATAAAGCACAATCATTAACCACAAAACCCCACAGTTTTTATTCAGCTTTCAAGTATGTTTCTGAAGCTGTTACTATGTTTTTATGACAAGACTTGGATAATCGTAAGACTGGATGTTTTTGCTGAAAAAGAGACAAGATTAGCAAACCTCTTTTAGAAGACAGAAACTAAGACTCACAATCTGCTCAAATGTCAAACTGTAAACGTTGCCCAATATTTGGCTTGCTCtataaaaaaaagtttcacTACAAAAtcctctatttttaaataaactttataaaaaataaaattcaataaaGTGGATTTTATCTCTGTTCTTTCCCCATCTTATTTTTAGCACAGTAAAAAGCTCACAAAACAAACATGTTTCTGCTGACTTTTTTTCAATTTGAAGACAGAAaaggttttcattttcataataAAGAAAGCAGTGGAAGCTGAACAGCCTTACTGAATTGGACACAGCTTGTCTTTACTCTGGAAAGTTCTTTCAGATGTTACCATAAATTGTAAATAACGTTGCTCTCGATTGCCTGTGACACTTGATCTAGTTAAGCACAACATTTAAAGAGACTGATGGGATTAGAGCCCCACACATTAAAAGCTGCTGAGAGGAAAGGATGTATGACATCCATTATACACACATCCACTTTGAAAAATGTCTGTCGTGGATGGCTGAAATTTCAATGAGAACAGAACAGATTTACAAATCCACCCTTTACATTAAATAGCAAAATCTCCAAACAATGTCCAGTTCGTGGTACTCTGTTGGTAGGCATTAGGTAACATTTCTATTGGCTCCACTTGTGCAGTTGACATTAATCCTGAGGttttaagaacattttcttAGCTTTTTTACTAGGTATTATGTTACTATTTCTATCTTCATCAACgtcatcatcttcatcatcatcctcGAGTACACGCTGGTCCCTCTTtctcaagaatttcttccctatTGTTCCCACTAATGTTTCGTATctataaaaaaagattttacaccttttattaaaatcagagaaaaattcAATGGAGCAAATCATAAATCTAATCAACAATTTAAGTGGTGTAAAAACCCCTGGTCATTAGAAGCCTGAGAAGCACAAGTACTACATGATGGCTTATTAGATTATTAGTCATTCTGACAGTTTGAATTTGTTAGCAAATAAGGAGGGAATTAGCAGGGAATACCTGGATAtcaaaggggaaaaaccccCTACAACTTATTTTATCCCCAGAATTGATTGAGATTCCACTGAATATACACCAGCATTCCTGGAAAATCAGTTCTGTACAGTATCATATCTGTtgtggggtttctttgtttgtttgttttattttgtttgtttgctttttgggttttatttcccCAAACGTAACAGAGTAACATATCGTATTTCCAGCTAGTACTGATTATGTAATAAAATATAACTTACCTTCTGGCCATTTCTTCATCTGACACATCAGCCTCCATTTTATCATCCACttcaatttcttcttctttgcaCTTAGAGTTCATTTGGATCATTAACTTCTGAAAATGAAGTAAGAAGGAGCTTAAATACGTAACCATGACACAGTGGCAACAATGCTGAAATTCACTGCTAGGAAAAGTGCATACAAGGTAAGAATCAAATTTAGCAATTATTTGCTGTTCCTGGTCAGGTTAGAGCATATTGTTATGAAAACTCAAGAAGAGAAGGCAATATGCCTGTTTGTTGCTAAGCTGATCTTAGAGTTTGCCTTTGGGAAAAGAGGTGACACAGAGAGAGTGCTTTCAGTGTATTGTAGTACTCAAACATCCTAAGGGGCACTCCAAACATCTTGAGACCAGAGAATTAGATTAGAATTAATTTCTCATCGTGATGTTAGCACATAGTCCTTGAAATGGTTTcattaagaggaaaaaatatctaCCAGGATTCACGGTAACAGCCATGACACAATCAGATGCTGAGTCACAGGAACAGCCAGTtcaaaataactaaaagaatCCCCTAATAAATCACCTTGCAAAGCCTTCTGTAAACCTCTTAGATTGTTTACCTTCATCCTCTTGCTTCAGTTCAGTGTAACCTTTTTATTACTGTGCCCATGTACTTCTATCAGCATGATTCGTgccagaaagaaattaaagactCTCTTGCCCAGCACTTTTACTTTGGAACTCTAAGCCCTTACTTACACAAGTAAGTGTTGAATAAATGGGGCTGAATGTTTGTAGATTTGACTCTGCATTAAATGTCAGGAGGAAAAGCAAGCTTTTGTTTTGGTGAGCAGCATGTGGGACAATTTCCTCACTTCAGAGAGGGAATATCTGCAGGAGTTGTGCAATTACTGACTATCAACACAGGGAGGTAAAAAGCTTCTATTTACCAGATGCTGCACTGATCAACATTTTGGATTGAACCATGGAGTTCCTGTACATGAGAGGATTTATGGAATGTGCTGCAAAGGCCTAACAGGACGCAGTGTAAACACTCAAATCCCCATCCCCAAGGGCTTCATTCATAATGTGAGACCACCTCAAACCAGGACATTGAGTACCTCAATTTCTGGATTGAATCCTTTGAAGGACATTCTGCCATAAACCAGATCCTCACATCGCAAAAAGCTTCTCTCTTCTATTATACAGCTCCTGCAtgaaaccccaaacccagcattTTGTCAAATGGTGCACTTAAAATAATCAAATTAACCAAATGCAAAAAGGATTTGCTGTCTTCCCcacacacaaataaacaaaaccacagtGTATTTTATACCATCATCTACTTTCTGAAGCTTAATTGCTCTGATAAATCTTTCAGTACAAGGAGCTTGGAGTGCAAAGGAATACtttttcccagcaaggctgtGCCAGTTCCACATACAAAATTAACTCTCCTGACAAAAAGCACTCTTTGCTGTTATGATTCCACCTACATTAATACTTTTGCCAGAATAAAAATACCACATAAATATCACTCTCCAGGTGGCATTACTATACCAGCAAAAGcttctaattaatttttcattgtgCTGTTAAGACCTGGCACTAGTTGAGTCTGTCAGGATATAAAACACTGTGTCATTCTCTGATCAGCAGGGACAGATTTCCCtgttctccctcctttttttcctcttctaatgAGCATGgagtgagaaaagaaacatgacCCTGAGGTGTTCGTAATAAGGTGTTAGATAAAAGTATTTCCATGAATTGTTCCATCCTTCTTTTCCTCACACATGTATGTACCTCTTCATCTCCCATGTGAAACAAACTCTCATGATCATAGGAAGTTGGGCTGAAGAGACTAAGCTCATTCTCCTGCCTTAAGGCAGTATCAGTTAAACATGTACCATGAACAGCAGAGGTCCATCTAACCTGTCCTCAAAAGACTCCCAATGATGAAGAATCCAGTGTCTCCTCAGGCAATTATTCCAGAGCTTCAATAGCCTTATTGTTAGAAAAATTCTCCCCATGTCCAGCTTGAACCTTCCTTGCTGCAACTGAAGCTCAAATACCTTTTTGTCATATCCATCAAGAGTAATGGAAAAGAGTTTATCAATGAGCTTGTTCAACTACAGTTAATTCCTTGGGTCTCAGCTTTTGCAAAATTATGTACGTTCTCCCTCAATGGAATTTTTTTACACTTTTGAAAGGATGAAACCCAAGCAATTTTAAAAGTAGTTCTGCTATTTAAAGCACCTTTCTGAAGAGCAGGACATTTGCTTCCTTATTAGCTAAGccttcctttatttttgccATTATCTCTCCTATTTCAAAAACAGGATTTGAAGTGAGCTGGACACAAGAACACAGAACTGTCCTGAATGGACTTAACCGTGTGACTGGAGCACAATTTACTAACACAAAGtttcaaacttctttttccaaataaagggaaaaagcaaCAATGAATGAATATGTCCCTGACTGAAAGAAACTAATTATATGCATCTAGAACAAGGGGTGAGTGAAAGAAAGTAACACAAGAATTGAAAGTAGGTCAAACTACACTAGGCAGCCTTGAGAACAGCCCTGAAAATAAGTAATAAAGTTGTAATGCCAGTCTGTCAGTATTTTTGCTTCTATTAACTGGTTATTAATAATacttattttacagaaaaatatgaatatattatttgcatttcaaaacaaTCCAATTATGGTAAGAAATACAAAAGGTTACAGCTTACTCTTTTTCCTTTAGATCTGGTACATCGAGATACCAATGTTCTTCACTAAttatcttcttttcttcctcttctagTTGTTTTTTAGTTTGTGAATCCAAACCCCTTTGCATGAACTACAAAAAGAGATACATAAATACACAGATTCAGTTTTTTCCAACGTGAGGAGGTTCTGAACATGTACTAATTACATGATGGCAATTATCCATTGCATAGTATTTAGCATTTGATAAAAGCAAATGCTTCTTGTGATTCTTCTCTGAGTTTGGTCTAAGTTTGAGCAAAGAGGCAATGGAAAATTAAACAGCTGCTGATCACAGCAAGTCAACAGTCAGTCACATCTGCACTTACATATAAGGAAACAGATCCTTTCTGGTTAGTTTTGATGTATTTGAGATATCACAACACTGTAATTTTGCCAAGGTTTGTCTAATGTTTCAACAAAGGCCAGAGAGAACATAATGGTGTTGAAGTTATTGCTGCACATCAGAAACCAACTCCATCCACACAACTCAGAGCCAGAGGTAGGTCATACCCAGCTGGCCATTTTTTGAAACATCTACACTTTCAACCATCCTCTTCTTTTCTCAGATTTAATTTAATGAACTGCATTGCATTTATAGTTCTGGAGGCACAAACCTGCCCTTGGAAGTGGAAAATAACTGAGACTCTGAAACCagactgtgaaaaaaaatcttctacaTCCAGCTGTGCTAAAGGAAGATGTTACCAGCTCTTCACTTCCCATTGATGATCCACCAAAGCCCCAGCTGAGTAGTATATAAAAGCACCTGGAACTCACTGCAGGAACAGTCTGCCAAAATAGTTGAGAGCAATAATTAAGTGTAGGGTAAGACTCTATTTATGCCTAATACAAGGACATTGCTGTCAATCCCTTCCTTGGTGATAACCTCTGTCAGAGGATGGGGACAGGCAGGTAGGGACAGCAACCTCCCAACAGCTGGGAGCAGTACAAGACATCTGTCACAGCCCATGAAAAACTGCTGAGAGGGCAGAACTACAGACCTGAGGGCTGTGAAAGATCACTGTAATTTCCATTTGTCTCAAGCCTGAACTGAGTGGCAATTAAGTCTCAACAATGTTAATGCAACAAGCTGGAAAAAACAGAACACTTCACTATGTTATGGAAATAATCCCTGTATTCCAAATTGGAACCTCCCTTAGGATCTACATAAAGTGTTGGAATAACTTTACCTGTCTGAGGTCTATATTTATAGCAATGTAATTCTCAGATGGAGGCAGGTCTAGCTGTGCAGTACACGCAGTCCTGTAAAACCTGTTCCATGGCTATCAAAGCATCCCTGTATGTGCAACATTGCAGAGGAATTTTGTATCAAGTCATTTTACCCTTCTCATTTAAAGCTCCATCATTGTTATGTTTAGATACATAGTTTAGGTCACAGCTAAAAAGGGCTTGGTTGGAGATAAAGCCCCAGAAAGTATCACGTAACATTTCCCTCTCACAAAACCCGGCATTGCTGagcttatttaaaatatacagaTAATATAGACATCTAACATATGTATTATATACACCCCACACATCTTTTTAGTCTTTACAAAACActcaagcaaaacaaaccaaactctGAAGTAAAAGCCAATAGAGCTAGTGTCTCATTTTccatttatatttctatttgtATCCACTGTACAAGATCTTTAACGAAAGAAAAATTGACTTTTGATTTCTGAGTCAATTCAAAATATGTCAAAGCTTTCCAATTAAAATTACAGTATCTTGAGGAAAATAAGTGAATCTATCATGTGGAAAACCATATTGCTCAAGCAAATTGGTTAGCCAGTCAGAAATCACAACAGGAGAAATTCTGCTACAAGCACCCAATTAAATAATCATTTCACACCACATTTTAAAGATTATGTTCCTCAAGATTACCACAGGAATAACTAGATAAAAATGATGTGATCACATCTATCTAAAATGTAAACACACAGAGATGAACTAAAAATATACACATTGTGGTAGGTCAGTAACTAAGTCAGTAACTGAGTGGCTGGTTGGATTAGTTTCCCCAGGCAGTGGCATCTGGATCAAATGGTGCAAGATGTAAAAGTATGAGCCATCCTTATGTGGTGAGCACACCTGGCCCAACACTGATAGAGCAAATGGTCTTCCCAACGCTACCACTGACCACTTGTCACCTCTGGGGGCCACTTCACCCACTTGTTCATTCTGGTGATACACCTTATCAGTAGGTGTGGAGGCAGCTGTTAAAGGCTTCATTAAAACATTTGTAAACAGGAAGATGTGCAGAAGGAAAGTGCTAAATGCAAGGTCTGTGTATGACTTTTTCAAAACCTACTCATCTCTTCAAAGCTGCCCAGACTGTAAACCTGCAAATGTCACAGGCTGGTTCTTCATGGCCTTCCGTGGAGGAAAAATCTAAAAACCTGCTTTTGAAATCTCCAGGGGGTTAATAAACTGGCAAACAACACGAGTAggagtttcattttaaaagacagtataatataaaaataaaaacccacaaTGATGCTGCGATCCATGTTATAAGAGTCTGACTGTCATGGGCTGCTGCTCAACACCTTCTGAGAGCAAGGTAAGATGTGTTCCATCCCCTCTGCATACAAGTTTTAGTCTTTCGTTAGCAGCATCTGTTAATTGGGTTAAATATTCCATTATCTTACTGCAGCAGAGTGTACTTTATCTTAAAGATTGACCTGAAGTCTGCCAAACTCTTTTCAGCCAGAATGTGAAATATAGTCCCATATAAATATGTGCAGGGGAAAATGGTTAAATGAAACACCACAAGCAAGAAGCCACAAAGGCCCCATTGTATTCAGCTATGAAAATTGAATGGATGTTAAcgttagaaaaaataataatgggAACTCAATTTTTCCTGGTTGTTTTCCAGCAATAAGGAACCATCAATCTGAGGAGAATGGACTCTGCTGAATCAGGAGCTGTTGTAGTACACTGTGTGGAACAGAATCCATCAGCCAGCAAACAGAGACTAATTTCACACTGGTGACACAAGATGCACAATTCCAAGAGTACAGGCACGTCAGGATGTTACCAAGACCCCTGGCATTTAGGAACTAGGAAGGGAGATAACTCTGTGGGAAACACACAATaaaaagaatcatagaaacgtttgggctggaaaagacctcagagatcatcaagtccaacccttggtccaactccagtccctttaccagatcatggcactcagtgccacggccaagctcaggttaaaaacctccagggatggggaatccaccccctctctgggcagcccattccaatgcctgagcactctatctgaaaataatttttttctgctctccaacttaaatttcccctggcagagcttaagcccagctccccttgtcctattgctgactgcagAAGAAACTGTAGAAGAAACCTCCCCCTACCCCATTATTAAAAGCCCCACCCCCAAGTAAACCAAGCaccattaatattttaatttcaacgTGGTGGTGGGGCAAGTCTCATCATTTACATTCGCAGTGAACCCACTGCAGGAGCCAGACGGAACTGAAGCACCGTCCAGAGGTGCCTGAGGTGGCTCTCGGAGGCGGAACCACgaggctgctctgcagtttATGCCCCCCCGACACCCCTCGCCAGGTTTAAGCAGCTGGGTGTGGGTGGCGGCGCGTTCTCACAGGGGAGGCCGGAGAGGAGCAGCGCCGAGCCCGGGAGGGCCGCGGCCTCCAGGATGGATGAACAGACCTGTAGTAACGCGTGGCTGCGGGACCCACCgaccggggccggggctgggcacGGGAAATGCCCCAAAACTGGGGCTCCGGGACGGCCACGGGACGGCCCCCCGGCCTCGGGGCCGCCGCGGCCCAGGCACCGACCAGCGCCATCCTGCCGCTTCCAGCCTCCCCTCGGCCCCGCGCCGGGCTCGGGCATCCCCTGCCCCCCCTCCCCGCTCACCTTCATGCGCAGCAGGTTCTTGGACAGCTTGGTTTTGACCTCCCCGGCCATGGCGGCCCGCAGGCCCCGCCGGATCCCCGCGCTCGCGTGGCGCCGAGGCCGCGCCCGCCGCGGGCGGAGCGGGGGAGGTGGGTCGGCCACACCCCCAGCCCCGCGGGCCCAGGAAGGCAAAACCTGCCCCAGAAATAGCTGCTCTGTGCTTGTGTGCGGTGAGGGGGATCGGCGGGGAGAGCGGGCATAAATCTGCCTCGGTATGAAATGGTGAATTGTCAGGGAAACCCGAGATGTCTCTCAGCAAGGCTTGTGCGTTCCGCGGCGCTGCCGCTTCGTGGCTTCATCCGTGATTTGCTGACACttcaaagagaaggaaaaagaataaaatctgtCTTGCATCACTggcatttggaaaaaaagaataaaatctgtCTTGCATCACTGGCATTTGGAGAGTGACtggtttatgtttcattttttacaACCAGCACTGGCTTTTacttgcaaaaagaaaacaaaccctcaAAGCCCccacaacaaaaagaaaaaagacacaaaaaccccaaccaaccaaccaatcaaacccaaaataacccaaacaaaatGGTCAAATCTCATTAAAACTGGAAAACACGTAAATTCAAAGATAgtacaaaaaaacctcaaagctTTGTTGTCCTGGAACATGATGTGTGAATTCAGTCCTGTCTTTGGGCTGCAGGTTCTGGGCTCGGGAGCTGAGGAGGAATCCTGATGGGAAATTGCCACCTGACTCCCAGTCACAAGCAGGTACCACAATTTCTCTCTAAATCCTCGTAAATCAGATTTCTGACTCCTGTTTTGACATTTGGCACATCAACTGGGTGATAAAGCAATAAGAGTGAGGGTTCAGTGTTCAAAATTCTAATGTAAAGTGCTCCAA is drawn from Pithys albifrons albifrons isolate INPA30051 chromosome 12, PitAlb_v1, whole genome shotgun sequence and contains these coding sequences:
- the MPHOSPH6 gene encoding M-phase phosphoprotein 6, yielding MAGEVKTKLSKNLLRMKFMQRGLDSQTKKQLEEEEKKIISEEHWYLDVPDLKEKESCIIEERSFLRCEDLVYGRMSFKGFNPEIEKLMIQMNSKCKEEEIEVDDKMEADVSDEEMARRYETLVGTIGKKFLRKRDQRVLEDDDEDDDVDEDRNSNIIPSKKAKKMFLKPQD